A genome region from Methylobacterium sp. FF17 includes the following:
- the urtA gene encoding urea ABC transporter substrate-binding protein — protein MAVDKGNGLQSALRRRLLMGLAGVPAIALMPRMSFAAGPATATVNTTGLAVTDTEVTVGILHSATGTMAISETGSIQAEKLAISQINEAGGVLGRKIKIIQEDGASDWPTFAEKAKKLLVNDHCAAVMGCWTSASRKAALPVFEQYNGLLYYPTFYEGLEQSKNVIYTGQEATQQILESLNWVAKEKGAKTFFFIGSDYIWPRTSNKIARKHIENVLKTKVVGEEYFPLGHTQFNSVINKLKLTKPDVIFTDVVGGSNVAFYKQLKAAGIDLNKQTLLTISVTEDEIDGIGGENIAGAYSCMKYFQSLKNPNNEKFVAAFHKMWGEKTVIGDVTQAAYLGPFLWKMAVEKAGSFDVDKVAAASADIEFKEAPEGYVKIHPNHHLWSKTRVARALPSGQFEVVYESNELIEPNPFPKGYQ, from the coding sequence ATGGCAGTGGACAAGGGCAACGGCCTGCAATCGGCGCTGCGGCGCAGGCTTCTCATGGGTCTCGCCGGCGTGCCGGCCATCGCCCTGATGCCGCGCATGAGTTTCGCGGCGGGGCCGGCCACCGCCACGGTGAACACCACGGGCCTCGCCGTGACCGACACCGAGGTCACGGTCGGCATCCTGCATTCCGCCACCGGCACCATGGCGATCTCCGAGACCGGCTCGATCCAGGCCGAGAAGCTCGCGATCTCCCAGATCAACGAGGCGGGCGGCGTGCTCGGCCGCAAGATCAAGATCATCCAGGAGGACGGCGCCTCCGACTGGCCGACCTTCGCCGAGAAGGCCAAGAAGCTCCTCGTCAACGACCACTGCGCCGCCGTGATGGGCTGCTGGACCTCGGCCTCCCGGAAGGCCGCGCTGCCGGTGTTCGAGCAGTATAACGGCCTCCTGTACTACCCGACCTTCTACGAGGGCCTGGAGCAGTCCAAGAACGTCATCTACACGGGCCAGGAAGCCACCCAGCAGATCCTCGAATCGCTGAACTGGGTCGCCAAGGAGAAGGGCGCCAAGACGTTCTTCTTCATCGGCTCGGACTACATCTGGCCGCGCACCTCGAACAAGATCGCCCGCAAGCACATCGAGAACGTGCTCAAGACCAAGGTCGTGGGCGAGGAATATTTCCCGCTCGGCCACACGCAATTCAATTCGGTGATCAACAAGCTCAAGCTCACCAAGCCGGACGTGATCTTCACCGACGTGGTCGGCGGCTCGAACGTGGCCTTCTACAAGCAGCTGAAGGCGGCCGGCATCGACCTCAACAAGCAGACCCTGCTGACGATCTCGGTGACCGAGGACGAGATCGACGGCATCGGCGGCGAAAACATCGCGGGCGCCTATTCCTGCATGAAATACTTCCAGTCGCTGAAGAATCCCAACAACGAGAAGTTCGTCGCCGCCTTCCACAAGATGTGGGGCGAGAAGACCGTCATCGGCGACGTCACCCAGGCCGCCTATCTCGGGCCGTTCCTGTGGAAGATGGCGGTGGAGAAGGCCGGCTCCTTCGACGTCGACAAGGTGGCGGCGGCCTCCGCCGACATCGAGTTCAAGGAAGCCCCGGAAGGCTACGTCAAGATCCACCCGAACCATCACCTCTGGTCGAAGACCCGCGTCGCCAGGGCCCTGCCGTCCGGCCAGTTCGAGGTGGTCTACGAGAGCAATGAGCTCATCGAGCCGAACCCCTTCCCCAAGGGCTACCAGTAG